A part of Dermacentor variabilis isolate Ectoservices chromosome 10, ASM5094787v1, whole genome shotgun sequence genomic DNA contains:
- the MAGE gene encoding necdin, MAGE family member, producing MAESRKRTRLTQSTLNFSQPSRSSAKRGDPEKGGTSISAEDLERLVNDTVYYLLISDQHKEAIKRKDIQKHVLNNSGKVMRTVLASAKEKLQDVFGFELVELDDKQGSVILVRKVDLSEFSQFLKRSDKDLARQGLITLVLALILMNDGVIREDSLWKMLKPYSLDPNLLDSAFGDVRKLICLELVKQAYLEQSVVLGSDPPLNQYRWGVRAKKEFSKRSVLEIVCKVMGQGTRPEHWASVYDEVVRSEQDN from the exons ATGGCAGAATCCAGGAAACGAACCAGACTAACTCAGTCTACGCTCAACTTCTCCCAGCCTTCACGATCATCTGCG AAGCGTGGAGATCCCGAGAAAGGCGGAACCAGTATATCGGCGGAAGACCTTGAACGTTTG GTCAATGACACCGTGTACTACCTCTTGATCTCCGACCAGCACAAGGAGGCCATCAAAAGGAAAG ACATACAGAAGCATGTTCTGAACAACAGTGGAAAAGTAATGCGCACTGTGCTGGCTTCAGCGAAGGAGAAACTCCAGGAT GTGTTCGGCTTCGAATTGGTAGAGCTTGATGACAAACAAGGTTCTGTCATACTTGTCAGAAAAGTTGACCTTTCTGAGTTTAGTCAATTCCTGAAAAG AAGTGACAAAGACCTTGCAAGACAGGGTCTCATAACGCTTGTCTTGGCTCTTATCCTCATGAATGATGGAGTCATTCGCGAAG ATTCACTTTGGAAAATGCTGAAGCCCTATAGCCTTGACCCGAA CTTGTTGGATTCTGCCTTTGGTGACGTGAGGAAGCTGATCTGCCTAGAGCTTGTCAAGCAAGCGTACCTCGAGCAGTCCGTGGTTCTTGGGTCTGATCCACCATTGAATCAGTACCGGTGGGGCGTGCGTGCAAAGAAGGAATTCTCGAAGCGTTCTGTCCTCGAAATAGTCTGCAAG GTTATGGGCCAAGGGACACGTCCAGAGCACTGGGCATCAGTGTACGACGAAGTAGTGCGTTCCGAGCAAGACAACTGA